GACTCACAGGTTGGAGCTTTTCTGTCATCTCAAACCTATTGGAAATCACAGAAAATAAGAAAATTGTTGTAGAAATTATACAGTCGCTATTTCCCTGTTGTAATTAATGAGAATAAAATGTTGCCTAGTCATGATGATGATACTATCAAGATCCCATTGTTCTTCTTTTTGTCTTTATCACTGACAACACACAATGTCTCAAAACTCCTATTTCATTGACACCACAGTCCATTCTTAAATCACTGTCTATTTTTGCAAATGTTTTAGATATTCATTTTCTAAGCTAAGTATTATGTGTCATTAGTTTATTTCTTAAGGTCTATTTTGTGAACTAGTGATGTTTGTGGACtagcattttaaaataccaaGCATGCAACATATCAGAACTCTAGCTTGTTCTTACTTGCTAACAGAATGAATGGCATGTTACTGGCTAGAGGGAGACCTTGATAACACATGCTAATATTACAAATAtagagggccagatccccagccagctccaataGTCCTCTGTTAAGGGAAACTTCCCAAATAGCATGAAGCGAACATAGGGGTTGGGAGGAGGTGAGGCTGCAGCATGCTCCCCAGTGTGCTATTACAACCTGGCACAACTTAGAGGGCCTTTGTGACTGCCGTACCCAGGGCTCACATTCAACTGTTACAATGTAATGGCCCTTTCATACTTCCACCTTGTTCTTGAAAATACCATTGATGTGTAGTGACATTTTCCTACGTTTGCAGAGCCTGAAACCACACCTCTGAGAGGTCTAAACTATCCCATTCATCTCACTGGGTGCTAACTTAGTTGCCAATCATACTTTAAATGTCCAAGTCACCAAAGCGCATCAGAAAGGAGAAGAGTCTATTGTGAACATTTCCACAGGGGCACCCCCAGTGAGTGGCTTTGGAAGATATCACCACTTTTTCTGCCCCCAAATCAAGGAGGAGTCTAGTAGAGCTCATTGGAGAATCTGAGCCCTTCCTAAGGGGAAGCCAAGCTCACGAAGGCCCAGTGGGACACTCGAGCCTCCCAGAGGGGAAGCCGAGCCCAGCATAGCCCATGGATGCATCTGGACCCCACTAAGTGGAGCTGAGCGCAGAGAGCATACATACATGATCATAGTATGAAAATCTGCTTAATCAACTGTGAGCAGTGTCTGATGTAGGTGGAGCACAGAAGAGTACCACTAGCTTCCCCACCTCCCAGTTTGTGTCAGAAAGCCATGTTTGTAACCCATCCTCGGGTGAACCAAGCACTGCTCTGATGTACTGAGaatcatactgggtcagaccaatggtccatctagcctgtcTTTCACCAGTGGctggtgccaaatgcttcagagggattgAATAGAACAGTGTactttattgagtgatccacccctggTTATGCAGTCCCGGTTTCTAGTAGTCAagagtttagggacacccagtgcaTGTGGTTCcatcctgaccatcttggctaattgccattgatggacctagcctccctgaatttatctaattctcttttgaacccggttatacttttggtcttcacaacaccccctggcaatgaattccacaggttgactgaagaaatacttccttatctttattttaaatcttctgcctattaatttctttgggtgactcctggttcttgtgttgtgtgaaggggtaaataacactttcttattcactttctccaaaccattggtgattttatagacctctattatatctcccctcagttttctcttttccaagctgaaaaatccccaatctttttaatctcttctcatgtggaaactgttccatgcccctaatcatttttgttgcccttctttgtactttttccaattctgatatatcttttttgagatgagatgaCTAGAACGTCATGTGTATTAAAGGTGTGGGTATACAATAGATTTATagaatggcattatgatattttctgttgtcttatctttccctttcctactagttcctaatattctgttagctttttgaattgccactgcacactgagaaCTAAGTatgacgactccaagatctttcttgagtggtaacggctaattaagaccccatcattttgtatgtatagttgggattgttttttctaatgtgcattactttgcccttatcaatactgaatttcatctgtcatctCATTGCCTAGTCTCCCAGTTTGGTGAAatcactttgtaactcttcgcagtctgctttggacctaactatttgagtaatttagtatagtctgcaaactttgacacctcactgtttacccctttttctgtATCATTTATGAGTATGCTGAATAGcacaagtcccagtacagatccttgggggtgattgggggtgggggactgctatttacctctctccactgtgaagacTGAtcctttattcctaccctttgttttctgtcttttaatctgttaatgatccatgagaggaccttcccttttatcccatgactccttacgatgcttaagagcctttggcaagggaccttgtcaaacgctttctgaaagtccaagtttACTATGTccgctggatcacccttgtccatgtgcttgttgaacccctcaaagaattctcatagattggtgaggcatgatttccttttacaaaaaccttGCTGACTCTTCCCTGACACGTTGTGTTTATTTATGTTTGTTAATTCTGTTCTcaacagtttcaaccagtttgtctggtactgaagttaggattAATtgcctgcaattgccaggatcacctctggagtcttttttaaatatcaatgtcacattagctatgcaccagtcatctggtacagaggctgatttaagcaatggGTTACattccacagttagtagttctgcagtttcgtatttgagttccttcagaactcttcgatgaataccatctggacctggtgacttattactgttgcattgatcagtttgttccaaaacctcctttgaTATCACAATCTGAGACATTTCCTCAGCTTTGTCACCTAAaatgaatggctcaggtgtgggaatctccctcagatccttttcagtgaGTACcgatgcagagaattcatttagcttccccgcaatggccttgtcttccttcagTGCTCCTTTACCAGCTTGAtcgttcagtggccccactgattgtttggaaggcttcctgtttctgatgtacttaaaaaaacctgctgttagtttttgtgtcgtCTTATAGTTGcgcttcaaattcttttttggccagcctaattatacttttgcacttgacttgccagaatttatgctcctttgtattttcctcagtaggatttgacttccaatttttacaagatgcctttttgtctcaaACCACCTCTTTCACTCTTGTTTAGCATAGTGGGATTTTTTGATGGTcttagtgttttttgttttttttaattggggtaTGCATTTAGTTGGAACCTCTTTTTAAAGTTTCTGTGCAGTTTGCAGGTATtttactcttgtgactgttctaTGGTACTGTTCAGTTaaattaagatttttactatatttgacacTTTGTTCTCTTTCAGATATAGTGACACTCCCCCACCAGCGTAACCTACtctcattcctgtatattttataccctggtattaccgtgtCTCATTGATTATctttgttccaccaagtttctgtgatgtcaattatatcaatatcctaatTTAATACCAcacactcaagttcacccatcttaataTTTATCTGCCTTCATGGGacataattgaatgggactcttttttgttgttgattgTTTCtattcagttcctacctgtactttgtcaacttctatcctctcttTTTTACTGTGATTTGGAGTAACCCCTTTAATAAATACTCCTCTAATGGATGTGTCTGTCCTGAcggtgtgctcctctgcacctgttggcttcCCCCAACCTTTAGTTGAAAAACTGTTCTGCAACCTTTTAAAGTGTCACTTCTTTCATAGCTGCTTTGATTTGAGGTTTGTGCTGAATACGCAGTCATATTACATTCAAAGTTCCACTCAATTACAGATAAAATGTCTTTGGAAAATATCATGTTTTTTTGTTGCCTGGACTCATATGACTTGTTGGTTGAATATTAAAATGACTAGGAGAAATTGATTTAGTCAGTGGCAGTACATCAACCGTGTTACAGTTTAAATTCTAAGGTAAAAAATTTCTATCAGCTGTATTCGTGTACTTTAAGTAAAGGCAATTTTGTAAAAGCAAACTTAGACCATACGTTGAGAAAAAAAGACACTGAcatttgaaaatgtcatttttttctgaattaatgGTTTAAAAATATGTGAATGAGAAGATGAAAACTAGCAATATGTCTGAGCAAATACAAAGCCATTGAATTGATGGCTTTTATATTGTTGATTGAAGACTGGAAAGAATAAAAAAGCTCCAGATTAACCTTGTCTACAGTACCGTCATTCTTAGATTGTGTTTGAAAAGCTCCAGGAACAGGACCCTCCCTGCCAAGTGCATACTGATTCTAGACCTCCCACAAACATTTGATTTAGTGTTTTCTGTGACGTTGAAGAAagttttttcaatttgttttctgAGAGCTGTCATGGATTTTGCAGATCTCTAAATTGGCAACAACCAATTTAAATTATACTTATCATTTTTcttaagttttcttttaaaattactatTTATAAATTGTACTGGCTTGCCAAGTAGGATAATTGCTGTGGCCTTTATGATCTCTCTATACTGTGACGATTTTATATTGTGTATTCTTAAGCTATCAGTCAAATctaattttacctttttttcccttcacaaTCTCTTACGTAGGCAATCATGGCCAACAAAAATCGATGTACCCCAGGACCTGGAGGATGACCTTAcagcttctcctctctcccatgCAACTGTTCCTCAGTCTCCAGCTCGCACTGCTGAAAATGTTCTTAATGGTCACAGAAGTAAGGCACTTGGCGATTCAGCAAAGAAAGAGGATATCCCTGAATTAGCTGGGCCAGCACTTTCAGTGGTTCCTTCAGTGAGCTTAAAACCCACCACTAGTGGCCGGAAGTGCTTGTTTAGAGTAGAAGAAGATGAAGAGGAAGATGAAGAAGATAAGAAACCCATTTCTCTTTCAACTCAAGTTGTTTTGCGCCGCAAGCCTTCGGTTACAAATCGTCTCACTTCCAGGAAGAGTGCACCAGTCCTCAATCAGATATTTGAGGAAGGGGAGTCAGATGATGAGTTTGACATGGATGAGAACTTACCCCCAAAGCTTAGCAGGTTAAAAATGAATATTGCTTCACCGAGCACAGTGCATAAGCGCTACCACAGAAGGAAAAGCCAGGGTCGGGGGTCTAGTTGCAGTAGCTCAGAAACTAGTGATGATGACTCAGAAAGTAGGAGACGGCTAGATAAAGATAGTGGGTTTACATACTCCTGGCATAGACGGGATAGTAGCGAAGGGCCACCTGGAAACCAAGGAGATGGTGGTGGACAGAGCAAACCAAGCAATGGAAATGGAGGCGTAGACAAAACAAGCCCTAGTGATAACAACAAAAGTGGGGGAAGTCCCTCCACAGGCTCCAGTGGTAGCACTAATAACACTTCAGGTTCTACTCGTAAATGTGCTGGATCTGGAAACTCAATGCAGTTATCTTCTAGAAGTGCAGGGGACCTGGTTGAAAGCCTAAAATTGATGAGCCTTTGCTTAGGTTCACAGATTCATGGCAGCACTAAATACATTATTGATCCTCAAAACAATCTGTCATTTTCCAGTGTGAAAGTGCAA
The window above is part of the Chelonia mydas isolate rCheMyd1 chromosome 2, rCheMyd1.pri.v2, whole genome shotgun sequence genome. Proteins encoded here:
- the SNRK gene encoding SNF-related serine/threonine-protein kinase isoform X2 — translated: MLVCGQPPFQEANDSETLTMIMDCKYTVPSHVSKECKDLITRMLQRDPKRRASLEEIENHPWLQGVDPSPATKYNIPLVSYKNLSEEEHNSIIQRMVLGDIADRDTIVEALETNKYNHITATYFLLAERILREKQEKEIQTRSASPSNIKAQFRQSWPTKIDVPQDLEDDLTASPLSHATVPQSPARTAENVLNGHRSKALGDSAKKEDIPELAGPALSVVPSVSLKPTTSGRKCLFRVEEDEEEDEEDKKPISLSTQVVLRRKPSVTNRLTSRKSAPVLNQIFEEGESDDEFDMDENLPPKLSRLKMNIASPSTVHKRYHRRKSQGRGSSCSSSETSDDDSESRRRLDKDSGFTYSWHRRDSSEGPPGNQGDGGGQSKPSNGNGGVDKTSPSDNNKSGGSPSTGSSGSTNNTSGSTRKCAGSGNSMQLSSRSAGDLVESLKLMSLCLGSQIHGSTKYIIDPQNNLSFSSVKVQEKSMWKMCISSTGSANPASSLGSIKFFSDQMSDTANELERIKSKNLKNNVLQLPLCEKTISVNIQRNPKEGLLCTSSQTSCCQVI